One genomic region from Clostridium saccharobutylicum DSM 13864 encodes:
- the aroE gene encoding shikimate dehydrogenase yields the protein MDFYGVLGHKLPHSISPQIHKEIFSLLNIEGAYKIFEVEKDDLCKFADSLRVLKIKGTNVTIPYKEDIMKYLDFISPESQKIKAINTIFLKDNKLYGYNTDYFGFGTIINKNKIEVKDKIAMVLGTGGGAKAIVTFLLDHDIKKIYLVSRAKTNVSEYEDSRVEYVTYEDIEEIKGDILINTTPVGMYPNVGVSAVNEEVINNFSTLIDIIYNPRKTKFLEIGEKLNKKVCGGLEMLVGQAVKSEEIWQETSISDEVMDEVYQCINEQFGHMKENNKSKMP from the coding sequence ATGGATTTCTATGGAGTTTTAGGTCATAAATTACCTCATAGTATTTCACCGCAAATACATAAAGAAATTTTTTCATTATTAAATATTGAAGGTGCTTATAAAATTTTTGAAGTAGAGAAAGATGATTTGTGTAAATTTGCAGATTCTTTAAGAGTTCTTAAGATAAAGGGAACTAATGTAACTATTCCTTATAAAGAAGATATAATGAAATATCTAGATTTTATATCACCAGAATCACAAAAAATAAAGGCTATTAATACAATTTTTTTAAAAGATAATAAGCTATATGGATATAATACTGATTATTTTGGATTTGGAACTATAATAAATAAAAACAAAATAGAAGTTAAAGACAAAATTGCTATGGTCCTTGGAACTGGTGGAGGAGCAAAAGCTATAGTTACATTTCTTTTAGATCATGATATTAAAAAAATATATCTAGTTTCAAGAGCAAAAACCAATGTTTCAGAATACGAAGATTCTAGAGTTGAATATGTAACTTATGAAGATATAGAAGAAATTAAAGGCGATATTTTAATAAATACAACTCCAGTAGGAATGTATCCTAATGTTGGAGTAAGTGCGGTTAATGAAGAGGTAATAAATAATTTCTCTACACTAATTGATATAATATATAATCCAAGAAAAACTAAGTTTTTAGAAATTGGAGAAAAATTAAATAAAAAAGTTTGTGGTGGATTAGAAATGCTAGTCGGTCAGGCTGTAAAATCAGAAGAAATATGGCAGGAAACATCTATTAGCGATGAAGTCATGGATGAAGTATATCAATGTATTAATGAACAATTTGGGCACATGAAAGAAAATAACAAGTCCAAAATGCCATGA
- a CDS encoding shikimate kinase, whose product MKNKIVIIGMPGSGKTTIGKKLGKELSLKFFDMDEYIQESTGKTILQLFENGEDYFRDIETETCKDLMKYENVLISTGGGVIKKAKNIDILKEESLIIFLDRSVDRILSDVDVSQRPLLKDGKEKVIRLYEERYELYKKYADEIVVNDSDIDEIIARFKNIINDTKKVKML is encoded by the coding sequence ATGAAAAATAAAATAGTTATTATTGGAATGCCTGGTAGTGGAAAAACGACAATTGGTAAGAAACTAGGAAAGGAATTATCATTGAAGTTTTTTGATATGGATGAATATATCCAAGAAAGTACAGGCAAAACAATATTACAACTTTTTGAAAATGGTGAAGATTATTTCAGAGATATTGAAACTGAAACTTGTAAAGATCTTATGAAATATGAAAATGTGTTAATTTCTACAGGTGGAGGAGTTATTAAAAAGGCAAAGAATATAGATATATTAAAAGAAGAAAGTTTAATTATTTTTCTTGATAGATCTGTAGATAGAATTCTTAGTGATGTTGATGTTTCACAAAGACCTTTACTTAAAGATGGAAAAGAAAAAGTAATAAGACTTTATGAGGAAAGATATGAACTTTATAAAAAATATGCGGATGAAATAGTCGTGAATGATAGCGATATTGATGAGATAATAGCTAGATTTAAAAATATAATAAATGACACGAAAAAAGTAAAAATGTTATAA
- the aroF gene encoding 3-deoxy-7-phosphoheptulonate synthase, producing the protein MIIIMKPKASDEEIGKVKAVIEGKGLETNLSRGATYYIIGVVGDTSIIDPKKLQVLKGVDRVMKVQEPFKKANRLFQPEDTVINVQGSIVGGGKLGIMAGPCSVESEEQIVEVAKRIKAAGANFLRGGAFKPRTSPYSFQGLELEGLKLLKIAKQETGLPIVTELMSTDYIDTFVDEVDVIQIGARNMQNFDLLKQIGKTNKPILLKRGLSATIEEWLMSAEYIMAGGNSNVILCERGIRTFETITRNTLDLQAIPVIKKLSHLPIIIDPSHAGGEAYLVEPMAKAAIMAGADGLMIEVHNDPENALSDGQQSLTPDQFDGLMTKVKAVAKIEDKEI; encoded by the coding sequence ATGATAATTATTATGAAACCAAAGGCAAGCGATGAAGAAATAGGAAAGGTTAAGGCTGTAATTGAAGGAAAAGGACTGGAAACTAATCTTTCAAGAGGCGCTACATACTACATCATAGGTGTTGTTGGGGATACATCTATAATAGATCCTAAGAAGTTGCAAGTTCTTAAAGGTGTAGATAGAGTTATGAAGGTACAAGAACCTTTTAAGAAAGCTAATAGACTTTTCCAACCAGAAGATACTGTAATTAATGTTCAAGGTTCAATAGTTGGTGGCGGAAAGCTAGGAATAATGGCAGGTCCATGTTCAGTTGAAAGTGAAGAACAAATTGTTGAAGTTGCTAAGAGAATAAAGGCAGCAGGTGCTAACTTTTTAAGAGGAGGAGCATTTAAGCCAAGAACATCGCCATACAGTTTCCAAGGGTTAGAACTTGAAGGGTTAAAATTATTAAAGATTGCAAAACAAGAAACAGGACTTCCAATAGTAACAGAACTCATGTCAACTGATTATATAGATACTTTTGTTGATGAAGTTGATGTTATACAAATTGGTGCAAGAAATATGCAAAACTTTGATTTATTAAAGCAAATTGGTAAGACTAATAAACCAATATTATTAAAAAGAGGTTTATCAGCAACTATAGAAGAATGGTTAATGTCAGCTGAATATATTATGGCTGGTGGAAATTCAAATGTAATCTTATGTGAAAGAGGTATAAGAACTTTTGAAACTATTACTAGAAACACATTAGATTTACAAGCAATTCCAGTAATAAAGAAATTATCACATTTACCTATAATAATTGATCCAAGCCATGCTGGTGGAGAAGCTTATTTAGTAGAACCAATGGCTAAAGCAGCTATAATGGCAGGAGCTGATGGACTTATGATAGAAGTTCATAATGATCCAGAAAATGCATTAAGTGATGGTCAACAATCACTTACACCAGATCAATTTGATGGATTAATGACTAAAGTTAAAGCCGTAGCTAAAATAGAAGATAAAGAAATTTAA